AGTCAGATTCGTCCAGACCGTCTTCGATAGAGACGATTGGGTATTCTTTGGTCAGGTCTTCCAGGAAGTGAGTGAACTCTTCAGAGGTAAAGGCTTTGTTGCCTTCGCCAGCCAGCACATATTTGCCGTCTTTGTAGAATTCAGAAGCTGCACAGTCCATCGCCAGGGTGATGTCTTTGCCCAGCTCGTAGCCTGCTGCTTTTACCGCTTCAGCGATAACAGCCAGTGCTTCTGCGTTGGAACCCAGGTTAGGCGCATAGCCACCTTCGTCACCGACTGCAGTACCCATACCTTTGGATTTCAGCACTTTTGCCAGGGTGTGGAACACTTCAGAACCCATACGGATGGCTTCTTTCAGGGTTTTAGCGCCCACAGGCTGGATCATGAATTCCTGGATGTCGACGTTGTTGTCGGCGTGCTCACCACCGTTGATGATGTTCATCATAGGCAGTGGCATAGAGAATTTGCCAGGGGTGCCGTTCAGCTCAGCGATGTGCTCATACAGAGGCATGCCTTTTGAAGCAGCAGCAGCTTTAGCAGCAGCCAGAGAGACGGCCAGGATGGCGTTTGCGCCAAACTTGGATTTGTTCTCGGTGCCATCAAGATCGATCATGACCTTGTCGATGTTTGCCTGGTCTTTCGCATCTTTACCAGTTACCGCGTCAGCGATAGGGCCGTTAACCGCAGCCACTGCTTTGGTCACGCCTTTACCCAGGAAACGAGCTTTGTCACCGTCACGCAGTTCCAGCGCTTCGCGGGAACCGGTAGAAGCGCCTGATGGTGCAGCAGCCATACCGACGAAACCGCCTTCCAGGTGCACTTCAGCTTCAACGGTCGGGTTTCCGCGTGAGTCGATGATTTCGCGACCGATGACTTTAACGATTTTGGACATTAGTTTTTCCTCAGTACAAGTTAACTTAAACTCAGACAAACAACGCCCGATAAGTTCGGGCGTGGTTATGAAAATACTTAGTTTGCCAAACGCTTCTGGTAGTCGCTGGCGGCTTTTACAAAGCCAGCAAACAGCGGGTGACCGTCACGAGGGGTTGAGGTGAATTCCGGATGGAACTGACACGCAACAAACCATGGGTGGTTAGGGATCTCAATGATCTCCACCAGCTGGTCATCCCCGGAGCGGCCTGCCACACGTAATCCAGCCGCTTCAATCTGCTTCAACAGCATATTGTTGACTTCATAGCGATGGCGATGACGCTCAACAATGGTCTCTGAGCCATACAGCTGATGAACCAGGCTGTCGGTGGTCAGCTGGCACTGCTGGCTGCCCAGACGCATGGTGCCGCCCAGATCGCTCTGCTCGGTGCGCTGTTCAACATTGCCTTCTTCATCACGCCATTCGGTGATCAACGCCACAACCGGATACTTACAGTCTGGCACAAATTCCGTGGAGTTTGCGTCTTCCATACCGGCTACGTTACGGGCGAATTCCATCAGCGCAACCTGCATACCCAGGCAGATACCCAGATAAGGCACTTTGTTCTCACGCGCGTAACGGGCGGTCATCAGCTTGCCTTCCACACCACGGTAACCGAAGCCGCCAGGGATAAGAATAGCATCCAAATCTTTCAGCAATTCGACGCCGCGTGTTTCCACATCCTGCGAGTCGATCAGCTTGATATTGACCGTCACACGGTTTTTCAGGCCGCCGTGTTTCAATGCTTCAATCACTGACTTATAGGCATCCGGCAGTTCAACATACTTGCCCACCATACCAATGGTGATTTCGCCGCCAGGATTGGCTTCTTCGTAGATGACCTGTTCCCATTCGGCCAGGTTCGCTTCCGGAGCATTGAGGTTGAAACGCTTGCAGATAAAATCATCCAGACCCTGAGATTTCAACATGCCAGGAATCTTATAAATGGAATCAACGTCTTTCAGCGAGATAACGGCTTTTTCTGGCACGTTACAGAACAGGGCAATTTTCGCCCGCTCGTTGGCCGGAACCGCGCGATCGGAACGGCAAATCAGCACATCAGGCTGAATACCGATGGAAAGCAGTTCTTTAACGGAGTGCTGAGTAGGTTTGGTTTTCACTTCACCCGCTGCAGCCATGTACGGCACCAGCGTCAGGTGCATATACAGGGTATGCTCGCGACCAACCTGAACCGCCATCTGGCGTATAGCTTCGAGGAACGGCAGGGATTCGATATCACCCACAGTTCCGCCGATTTCAACCAGCACAACATCGTGGCCTTCGCCGCCTTCGATGATGCGCTCTTTGATGGCGTTGGTAATGTGCGGAATAACCTGGATGGTGGCACCCAGATAGTCGCCACGGCGCTCTTTGCGCAGGACTTCTGAGTAGATACGACCCGTGGTGAAGTTGTTACGACGGCTCATCTTGGTACGGATGAAACGTTCGTAATGACCCAAATCCAGATCGGTTTCAGCGCCGTCATCGGTGACGTACACTTCGCCGTGCTGAGTAGGACTCATGGTACCCGGATCCACGTTGATGTACGGGTCCAGTTTCATGATGGTCACATTAAGACCACGTGCTTCGAGAATGGCGGCCAGGGAGGCTGCGGCAATGCCTTTACCCAGAGAGGATACGACCCCGCCGGTCACAAAAATATAGTTCGTTGTCATGCTGAACCTGAGAAAGTAGGTTTAAAGACGATGGAATAACCAGGACGGGAAAACAGTCTACCCGAATCCCTGCAGTGCCACAATTAAACGTTTCTGGTTATCTCTCTGCCATCGTGTTGACCGCCAAAATCTTACCCGATCTGACGGCGATGGAGGTTGACGTGTGTCACACTTTTGTTGAATCGAGTCAGCTATTCCTTTGCCTTGATTTGTTGCCAGGCGGCTTCCATCTGATCGAGGGTGGCGTCCTGCATTTCCAACCCTTGGCTGGCAATAATCTGCTCAACCTGGCGGAAGCGACGTTCGAATTTGTCGTTGGCTTTTTGCAGGGCCACTTCGGCTTTGCTGCCGAGATGGCGTGAAAGGTTCACGGTGGCAAACAGCAGATCGCCAATTTCCTCTTCCAGCTTCTGTTGATCAATCACAGCCTGCTTTGCTTCGTGCATGACCTCATCAATCTCTTCATACACTTTGTCCAGCACCGGCCCCAGCGTGTGCCAGTCAAACCCCACGCTGCTGCAACGCTTCTGAATCTTGTGTGAGCGCATCAGCGCTGGCATCGCACGCGGGATATCATCAAGCGCGGAGTGCTGAGCTTTTTCAGCCCGCTCGCTGGTTTTAATCTGCTCCCAGTTTGCCAGCACTTCCTTGCTGCCGCTGACTTTTACGTCATCAAAAATGTGGGGATGACGACGCTCCAGCTTGTCACTGATGGCGTTACAGACATCGTCAAAATTAAAGCGCCCTTCCTCGTCAGCCATCTGCGCGTAGAACACCACCTGAAACAGCAAATCACCCAGTTCACCCCGGAGATCGTCAAAATCTTCCCGGCTGATGGCATCCAGTACTTCATAGGTTTCTTCGAGGGTGTAAGGCGCAATAGTGGCGTAAGTCTGCTCGCGATCCCACGGGCATCCGTTCTGGGGATCGCGCAGGGTTTTCATGATGGTTATCAGACGCTGAACTGCGGACATAGTTGAATCCTGAAATTTGCAAATAGGGGCTTTTATATAAGAACTGCACAATAAATTTGAGAAATAATAGATATCGGTACTCATGCAGAATTGTTTTAAAGGCCGCTCTCGCGGCCTTTAAGTGAACTAGTGTAAACGTCTGGCATCGATGATGTCCGGCACCTGATTCAGCCTCGCTATCACCCTGCCCAGCACCTGCTGATTGTAGATCTCAATATCCATATCAATGGTGGCCAACTGCTTTTTGGTGTCGCTCCGGCTGGAGACGCCAAGCACGTTGACTTTTTCGTTGGCCAGAATGGTGGTGATGTCGCGCAGCAAACCGCTGCGATCGTTGGCCGTCACCCGCACCACCAGCGAATAGCCGCTGGAATAACTCTCGCCCCAGACCGCATCCACAATACGTTCCGGCGCATGTGACATCAGCTCGGTAAGCTGATCGCAGTCCGCACGGTGGATGGAAATACCGCGTCCCTGGGTGATAAATCCAACGATTTCGTCGCCCGGTATCGGCTGGCAGCAGCGGGCGATATGGTGCATCAGATTGCCTACGCCCTCGACCACCACGCGGCCACTCTCTTTGCTGCGGGGTGCGGCAGACTTCTGCGTCAGCTGGCGTAATGCCTCTCGATCTTCTTCTTCTGCACTCGGCTTGTTAAGCTTCGACTGCAGGAAGTTGCTCATCTGATTCAGACGAATGTCCCCGCCGCCAATAGACGCCAGCAACTCTTCCAGCGTATTGACGTTGTAGCGCGGCAGCAGCAATTTCTCCGCTTCCCTGAGGCTGATATCCAGATGATCCAGCTCACTGTCGAGGATCTGACGCCCGGCAACGATATTTTTGTCGCGATCCTGCTTGCGGAACCAGGCGTTGATTTTCGAGCGACCCCGGCTGGTATTCACGTAGCCCAGATTCGGGTTCAGCCAGTCGCGGCTTGGGTTTGGCTGCTTCTGGGTAATGATGTCGATCTGGTCGCCCATTTGCAGCTGATAGGTAAAGGGCACAATACGGCCACCAATTTTGGCGCCGATGCAGCGGTGTCCGATATCACTGTGAATGTGATAGGCAAAATCCAGCGGCGTGGAACCGGCTGGCAGGTCAACCACATCGCCTTTTGGCGTAAAGACATAAACCCGGTCATCGAACACCTGGCTACGCACTTCATCCAGCATGTCGCCGGAATCCGCCATCTCTTCCTGCCAGGCAATCAGCTTACGCAGCCAGGCAATCCGCTCTTCATGGCCTGAAGCACCCCGCGCGCTGCCTGTGGGTCCGCCCTCTTTGTATTTCCAGTGCGCGGCTACGCCCAGTTCGGCATCTTCATGCATCTGGCGGGTACGGATTTGAATCTCTACGGTTTTCCCTTTTGGCCCCAGCACCACCGTGTGGATCGACTGATAACCATTGGGTTTGGGGTTGGCGACGTAGTCATCGAATTCGCTGGGCAGATGGCGATAAAGCGTATGCACAATGCCCAGGGCACCGTAGCAATCCTGCAGACGCTCGGCAACGATACGCACGGCACGCACGTCAAACAGCTCATCAAAGGTCAGTGCCTTCTTCTGCATTTTGCGCCAGATGCTGTAGATATGCTTGGGACGGCCATACACCTCGGCCTTAACGCCCTCTTTGACAATTTCGGTGCGCAGCGATTGCACAAAGGTATCGATGTACTGTTCACGATCGATACGCCGCTCATGCAGCAATTTTGCAATATGTTTGTATTCATCAGGGTGCAGATAGCGGAAGCAGAAATCTTCCAGCTCCCACTTGAGCTGACCAATCCCCAGGCGGTTGGCCAGCGGAGCATAGATATTGGTACACTCTTTGGCCGCCAGAACGCGCTCATCTTCCGGCGCGTCTTTCACTTCACGCAGGTGAGCAATACGCTCGGCCAGCTTGATCACCACACAGCGGAAATCTTCCACCATTGCCAGCAGCATACGGCGAACGTTATCGACCTGTTCGGAGGCCATAGAGTCATTGTGCGTGGCTTTCAGCTGGCGTATGGCATCCATATCGCGCACGCCATGAACCAGCGAGACGATGGCTTTGCCATATTGCTCTTCCAGAACCGCTTCGGAGACCACGTTGGCATTAGCCAGCGGGAAAAGCAGGGCGGCACGCAGACTTTCGCTGTCCATGCTGAGCATTGAGAGGATTT
This genomic window from Erwinia sp. E_sp_B01_1 contains:
- the eno gene encoding phosphopyruvate hydratase; protein product: MSKIVKVIGREIIDSRGNPTVEAEVHLEGGFVGMAAAPSGASTGSREALELRDGDKARFLGKGVTKAVAAVNGPIADAVTGKDAKDQANIDKVMIDLDGTENKSKFGANAILAVSLAAAKAAAASKGMPLYEHIAELNGTPGKFSMPLPMMNIINGGEHADNNVDIQEFMIQPVGAKTLKEAIRMGSEVFHTLAKVLKSKGMGTAVGDEGGYAPNLGSNAEALAVIAEAVKAAGYELGKDITLAMDCAASEFYKDGKYVLAGEGNKAFTSEEFTHFLEDLTKEYPIVSIEDGLDESDWDGFAYQTKVLGDKIQLVGDDLFVTNTKILKEGIDKGIANSILIKFNQIGSLTETLAAIKMAKDAGYTAVISHRSGETEDATIADLAVGTAAGQIKTGSMSRSDRVAKYNQLIRIEEALGSRAPFNGLKEVKGQ
- the pyrG gene encoding CTP synthase (glutamine hydrolyzing) — translated: MTTNYIFVTGGVVSSLGKGIAAASLAAILEARGLNVTIMKLDPYINVDPGTMSPTQHGEVYVTDDGAETDLDLGHYERFIRTKMSRRNNFTTGRIYSEVLRKERRGDYLGATIQVIPHITNAIKERIIEGGEGHDVVLVEIGGTVGDIESLPFLEAIRQMAVQVGREHTLYMHLTLVPYMAAAGEVKTKPTQHSVKELLSIGIQPDVLICRSDRAVPANERAKIALFCNVPEKAVISLKDVDSIYKIPGMLKSQGLDDFICKRFNLNAPEANLAEWEQVIYEEANPGGEITIGMVGKYVELPDAYKSVIEALKHGGLKNRVTVNIKLIDSQDVETRGVELLKDLDAILIPGGFGYRGVEGKLMTARYARENKVPYLGICLGMQVALMEFARNVAGMEDANSTEFVPDCKYPVVALITEWRDEEGNVEQRTEQSDLGGTMRLGSQQCQLTTDSLVHQLYGSETIVERHRHRYEVNNMLLKQIEAAGLRVAGRSGDDQLVEIIEIPNHPWFVACQFHPEFTSTPRDGHPLFAGFVKAASDYQKRLAN
- the mazG gene encoding nucleoside triphosphate pyrophosphohydrolase; translated protein: MSAVQRLITIMKTLRDPQNGCPWDREQTYATIAPYTLEETYEVLDAISREDFDDLRGELGDLLFQVVFYAQMADEEGRFNFDDVCNAISDKLERRHPHIFDDVKVSGSKEVLANWEQIKTSERAEKAQHSALDDIPRAMPALMRSHKIQKRCSSVGFDWHTLGPVLDKVYEEIDEVMHEAKQAVIDQQKLEEEIGDLLFATVNLSRHLGSKAEVALQKANDKFERRFRQVEQIIASQGLEMQDATLDQMEAAWQQIKAKE
- the relA gene encoding GTP diphosphokinase yields the protein MVAVRSAHLNTAGEFALDQWITSLGISNQQSCERLAATWRYCEEATRDHPDAALLLWRGVEMVEILSMLSMDSESLRAALLFPLANANVVSEAVLEEQYGKAIVSLVHGVRDMDAIRQLKATHNDSMASEQVDNVRRMLLAMVEDFRCVVIKLAERIAHLREVKDAPEDERVLAAKECTNIYAPLANRLGIGQLKWELEDFCFRYLHPDEYKHIAKLLHERRIDREQYIDTFVQSLRTEIVKEGVKAEVYGRPKHIYSIWRKMQKKALTFDELFDVRAVRIVAERLQDCYGALGIVHTLYRHLPSEFDDYVANPKPNGYQSIHTVVLGPKGKTVEIQIRTRQMHEDAELGVAAHWKYKEGGPTGSARGASGHEERIAWLRKLIAWQEEMADSGDMLDEVRSQVFDDRVYVFTPKGDVVDLPAGSTPLDFAYHIHSDIGHRCIGAKIGGRIVPFTYQLQMGDQIDIITQKQPNPSRDWLNPNLGYVNTSRGRSKINAWFRKQDRDKNIVAGRQILDSELDHLDISLREAEKLLLPRYNVNTLEELLASIGGGDIRLNQMSNFLQSKLNKPSAEEEDREALRQLTQKSAAPRSKESGRVVVEGVGNLMHHIARCCQPIPGDEIVGFITQGRGISIHRADCDQLTELMSHAPERIVDAVWGESYSSGYSLVVRVTANDRSGLLRDITTILANEKVNVLGVSSRSDTKKQLATIDMDIEIYNQQVLGRVIARLNQVPDIIDARRLH